In Rhodopirellula islandica, one DNA window encodes the following:
- a CDS encoding sigma-70 family RNA polymerase sigma factor, with the protein MFDPMMDDFDDVSAQSTDVVTGGFRKLPVEDSEDDNAVSVADAPEGEVQLDSPDELIALDESETWSDDPVRMYLTQMGEIPLLTRRQEIELAKRIEETRRRFRTKLLENHYVLVEAYKTLKKVYRGQLPFDRTVQVSVTDRLEKEQIIGRLPHNLKTLQTLLNRNRHDWKVAMSKSAPARRRAEAWRALARRRRRAVRLVEELGLRTQRIETRIALLEKFSRRLDEIDELVRQQKRTKHGREVREQLLHERRQILTACQETPTSLRNRVKMLGTVYSDYQQAKRELSEGNLRLVVSIAKKYRNRGLSFLDLIQEGNAGLMRAVDKFEYRRGFKFCTYATWWIRQAITRAVADQSRTIRIPVHMVETMSRVRNVARQLLQELGREPSIEETARRADVTIEEARRVLTMSRFPISLDRPVGNSEDSQFGDLLPDGTAESPQIGATQEMLRQRITGVLKSLSYREREIIKLRYGLGDGYSYTLEEVGHIFKVTRERIRQIEAKAVRKLQQPSRSQDLVGFLD; encoded by the coding sequence TTGTTTGATCCGATGATGGATGATTTCGACGACGTTTCGGCACAAAGCACCGACGTGGTCACAGGAGGATTCCGCAAGTTACCAGTCGAAGACAGCGAAGACGACAACGCGGTCAGTGTTGCCGATGCGCCCGAAGGCGAAGTCCAATTGGACAGCCCGGACGAACTGATTGCGCTCGACGAATCGGAAACTTGGTCGGACGACCCTGTTCGCATGTACCTGACGCAAATGGGTGAAATCCCTTTGCTGACGCGCCGTCAAGAAATCGAGCTGGCCAAACGCATCGAAGAAACTCGCCGCCGCTTCCGCACGAAGTTGCTCGAGAACCACTACGTGTTGGTCGAAGCCTACAAGACGCTGAAGAAGGTCTATCGCGGCCAGTTGCCATTCGACCGAACCGTTCAGGTCAGTGTGACCGACCGTTTGGAAAAAGAGCAGATCATTGGTCGTTTGCCTCACAACCTGAAAACCCTTCAAACGTTGCTCAACCGCAACCGTCACGACTGGAAAGTCGCGATGAGCAAGAGTGCGCCCGCTCGCCGTCGTGCCGAAGCTTGGCGTGCCCTGGCTCGCCGCCGCCGCCGTGCCGTTCGGTTGGTCGAAGAACTCGGTCTGCGTACCCAACGCATCGAAACGCGAATCGCCTTGCTGGAGAAATTCTCCCGGCGACTCGACGAAATTGATGAGTTGGTGCGTCAGCAAAAACGAACCAAACACGGCCGTGAAGTCCGTGAGCAATTGCTGCACGAGCGTCGTCAGATCCTGACCGCCTGCCAGGAAACGCCCACCTCGCTTCGCAACCGCGTCAAAATGTTGGGAACCGTTTACAGCGATTACCAACAAGCCAAGCGGGAACTGAGCGAAGGCAACCTGCGGTTGGTCGTCTCGATCGCGAAAAAGTATCGCAACCGGGGCCTGTCGTTCTTGGACCTGATCCAAGAGGGCAACGCCGGTTTGATGCGAGCAGTGGACAAATTCGAATACCGTCGTGGATTCAAGTTCTGCACCTACGCCACCTGGTGGATTCGCCAAGCGATCACCCGGGCCGTTGCCGACCAAAGCCGCACGATTCGAATCCCGGTTCACATGGTCGAAACCATGAGCCGTGTTCGCAACGTGGCTCGCCAGTTGTTGCAAGAACTCGGTCGTGAACCCTCGATCGAAGAAACCGCGCGTCGTGCCGATGTGACAATCGAAGAAGCTCGTCGTGTTTTGACGATGAGCCGTTTCCCAATCTCGTTGGACCGTCCCGTTGGCAACAGCGAAGACAGCCAGTTCGGCGACCTGCTGCCCGATGGCACCGCAGAGAGCCCCCAGATTGGTGCGACACAAGAAATGCTTCGTCAACGAATCACCGGCGTGCTGAAGAGCCTGTCCTACCGTGAACGCGAAATCATCAAACTGCGTTACGGCTTGGGCGACGGTTACAGCTACACGCTGGAAGAAGTCGGGCACATCTTCAAGGTGACCCGCGAACGGATTCGTCAAATCGAAGCCAAAGCGGTTCGCAAGCTTCAACAGCCCAGCCGCAGCCAAGACCTCGTTGGCTTCCTGGACTGA
- a CDS encoding tetratricopeptide repeat protein, whose amino-acid sequence MPTLAEILQQSWQVHQSGNVDAAMQMYRGVLRQVPQSADAWVYLGIAQFDKRDFTGAVDSYQKAIDLRSNFPIAWNNLGNAFRMLGEVDRAEESFANALQQQPGYLSAIKNRGTLWIWNGEIERGLKWYEEGLAIQPDNAELHRNLGVISLLQGDYDRGWNEYRWRWRMPGVGRPAIADHLRSAGGHVPVWSGQPLDGNTVLIYPEQGLGDAIHFLRVAGALAQDGARVMVVCPPKLIPLFSSAVGSTGLGIECLIPDVDAQSALMSLPAGATIDFQGSFLEVLDGLYQRDGKLHDGADLFERTEPGQYVGYLDVPASTVHYWGNFLQPLRQSGKKLIGLNWQGNPEHHADVYRSIPLETFRPLIETPGLKSISLQFGHGSEQLDQSDLGDLVHRLPDKLDQSGGQFVDTAAVLRNLDALVTTDTAIAHLAGSLGVRTILLLGKVPDWRWLRSGETTRWYPSVEIVRQTELGDWKPCVEAVLSKLA is encoded by the coding sequence ATGCCAACCTTGGCCGAGATCTTGCAGCAAAGCTGGCAAGTTCATCAATCGGGTAACGTGGACGCCGCGATGCAAATGTATCGCGGCGTTTTGCGTCAAGTGCCCCAATCTGCCGATGCCTGGGTCTACCTGGGCATCGCTCAGTTTGACAAACGAGACTTCACCGGTGCGGTGGACTCGTACCAAAAAGCGATCGACCTGCGTTCCAATTTTCCGATCGCGTGGAACAACCTCGGCAACGCCTTCCGAATGCTCGGTGAGGTCGACCGGGCCGAGGAAAGCTTTGCCAACGCACTGCAGCAGCAACCCGGCTATCTTTCCGCGATCAAGAATCGTGGCACGCTGTGGATCTGGAACGGCGAAATTGAACGTGGCCTGAAATGGTACGAAGAAGGCCTCGCCATCCAGCCCGACAACGCGGAACTGCACCGCAACCTGGGTGTGATCTCATTGCTGCAGGGTGATTACGACCGAGGTTGGAACGAATACCGTTGGCGTTGGCGAATGCCCGGTGTTGGCCGCCCCGCGATCGCAGATCACTTGCGGTCCGCTGGCGGACATGTGCCCGTGTGGTCCGGCCAACCGCTCGATGGCAACACCGTTTTGATTTATCCCGAACAAGGGCTCGGCGACGCGATTCATTTTCTGCGGGTCGCTGGAGCACTCGCTCAGGATGGCGCCCGGGTCATGGTCGTCTGCCCACCGAAACTGATTCCGCTGTTCTCGTCCGCCGTCGGCAGCACCGGACTTGGAATCGAATGCCTGATTCCAGACGTCGATGCCCAATCCGCCTTGATGAGCCTGCCGGCCGGGGCAACGATCGATTTCCAAGGGTCATTCCTCGAAGTGCTGGACGGTCTGTACCAACGCGATGGCAAGCTGCACGACGGCGCCGATTTGTTTGAGAGAACAGAGCCAGGGCAGTACGTGGGCTACTTGGATGTCCCTGCATCCACTGTCCACTACTGGGGAAATTTCCTTCAGCCGTTGAGACAATCCGGCAAGAAATTGATCGGGCTCAATTGGCAGGGCAACCCAGAACACCACGCCGATGTCTATCGCAGCATTCCGTTGGAAACGTTCCGGCCGTTGATCGAGACGCCAGGCCTGAAATCCATCAGCTTGCAATTTGGCCACGGATCGGAGCAACTTGACCAAAGCGATTTGGGAGATTTGGTTCACCGCTTGCCTGACAAACTGGACCAATCCGGTGGACAATTCGTGGACACCGCCGCGGTGCTTCGCAATTTGGATGCCTTGGTCACCACCGACACGGCCATTGCCCACTTGGCGGGATCGCTTGGTGTACGCACGATATTGCTGCTGGGCAAAGTTCCCGATTGGCGTTGGCTCCGATCGGGGGAGACGACTCGTTGGTACCCCAGTGTTGAAATCGTTCGCCAGACCGAACTTGGGGATTGGAAACCGTGTGTCGAAGCGGTCCTATCCAAACTTGCATGA